The sequence ccgCTTGTCAAGTACCGTACAACACTGCAAATTTAAGTAACGGATATCGACTAACTCATGTCCatgaaatactttttttttttaggatttgtgAAAATTATTTTAGACGAAAATATCcatttaaaaatctattaattacaattatttcatatatttcatcattttattattgaccattattatttattagttgcatcaaaattaattatgcattattGAACTGTTCCACAAGACCAAACACGCATTTTAATCTAAAACATTAATTATTGTTGTATTTTAAATCGTTTCTAATCCTTTTCCAACTCTCATAATTTAAATGTTATGATGCAAGTGCAATTAAATGTtacaaattattaaataataaactataattaaataactatcaTTATTACTAAATTGTAACGCATACCTATTAAAATTCTAACCTATATGGATaagtatataaatattaatttatctcACGTGAACAAAACATAATCTTTCTTATTCAAATCCAATTTTTAGAGTTGTAGATGATTTATCTGAAGAGAATTCTATATTCACAAACAAGTAGGttagtaatttttttcatttttttacaaagttattataatgttaaaaaaaaaaaatgagagactTCATAGCTTGAGGTTAAAACCAAACAAAACATGACATAAAACaaggtaacaaaaaaaaaaaaaaaaataccaaccAATAACATGAATAAAGCACACATAACTCAATGAAAAAGATCCTAAGGTGAAGAGTCCCCTTGGGTCATCATAAGAGAAGGCCCAAGCcataaaaaacaacaaataaaaaatctcaaatcaaaCAACAAGACTAATCACGTGAGATGGAAGCATAGTGGCACTATAAACATGCATATATTACGACTAAATATTGTAAATAACAATATACAAGTAACTTTCCAAATCTTGCACCCTCAACTGCTTCTTTGAGCTAAACTGACAAATCTAAGTGAGCTCCATATCCCAATGCAAAATCCTACGAGAGTATATTTCCCACTAAAGCATGTCTCCCTAGATAATCCTACTAAAAggacattaaaaaaataaatgatctctAGACTCAATTCCATCATTAGAACATAATCATTCGATGACGAAAGAGTCAAATTACACTATCCTCCTAACCAACCTCAACCCTAATTAGATGAAGAACAAATCAAACAAAAGTACATTATTACTAGAAGATGAGTAAcaacaattacaaaaaaaaaattcaatctaGACGACGAAGTGGAATGGGGGAAGTTTTAGGTAGAGAAGGCTGAGGTGAGACCTAGAAAGAAATAGTTATGAGGTTTCTTTCTATAACAAATTAGCTGAATTTACAGACATgccattatttctttttttaatccatagcaatattttaaacaaaataataattttaattatataggaTCAAAATCACAATTTTAGAATTACTTAATATCTTTATATTacatacaaaaaataataaaaaataaaaaaataaaaacagcaAATTATATAGGTTTGATGGTCAAGATAATATATGTTCAACTTATTGATCctcttaccttttttttttcttttttgtttttgttttttttttctttttccaatttgaaCTAAACAGCATGATTATTTGCACGGTACTAGGGCTCAACAATTCgaaattctattttaaaattaataaaatacactTGTACGACACATGGTAAGTGTAGATTTCTTTGTTCTAATTGGATTGCGTCTATACAAAATTTGTGTTGCATTGCATATCTTGAAAGACATAACCCATTATCttatgagaaaataaaatattttctttgaaaGACCATTGATTGTGTGTTCCTattcttttgtttatttttttctattttttcatccATTTATGTTTGTTTACTTATTGTGAAGAGTCGCAACAttttttcctcctttatttTGTTTGTCTTTAAATGAGTGTATGGTTTACCAACATTAGTTAAGTtaagttggtataatatatcaattgattatttggcccaccaactttaaatgttggtgtaGTTGAGTTGCATATTTTACTAATTCACCCTAACTCTCcattcttccaatgttttcaatggtTCCACCCATCGGCCACTGTCACACTTCGAGAACTAACTCcggactccgacaaccacctctaatGACAACTCCGACGATCAACTCCAGACTCTGACAACCATCTCTGATGGTAACTCCAGCGACCAACTCCCATTACAAGAATTTTTACCTGCTTCGACGTTCTTTTTCCCGACGCATCAATTTTTGTTGAATAGACTGGTTTCTCCCGACGTAATTTTAATTCGTCGGCCAAAATGAAGCAAGACCTAcgttttttttacttatttatgcCGACGCAACTAGACATTTATCCCGACGCACAACGCATAGGCCAaagttttaaacaaaaatattctTCCCTTTCCCCCATTTTTTCCTTCCCATTTTTTCCTAATTCCCACTTTCTTTTCCCCCCATTTCCTTTCTCACTCCACTTTTTTACCATTTTCCTCCCAATCCTCCCACTCCTCCCCTCCtcctatgtttttttttcttccacctCCCCCCATCACTTTTTTCTTTGCAAGCTTGGAGGTCCAGTGGCCGCTCTTTCGACGCCGGAAACCATACACTCCTTTGACACGGGCGCCGCACGCTACTCCAACTTTGATAGTTGCACGTTGTAAGTTTACCTATTGTGTTAACacaatacttttttttattgattaacattgatttttctggaaaaaaaaatagttaaatggTGGGTATTAAAGTGTCATTTACTAAAATAAAGATCTAATTAAAACTTCTAAATGGTATATTAGCTCATTTCCAACAacttttttctcctctttttcaaatgattaaaatgaatgtattagaaaataaatgaaaaaaagaacacACTTTTTTACATTACATTAATGAGTTTTAACTAAAGGTTGTAACTTGTAGTTGAATATACTCTTTTTTCTCTATCTTGTATTTGTAGCATCAATTTTAAATACCCATCTTGTAATTGTTGTTTTTCTACAAATGGTTGAAAAAAAATGGGGAGAAAAGATTTGAACTACATGGATGATTATTAGAATTTTGACATTCCATTATTATGTGATTTATGTTGAtggaaaaaatagaaagtaaGATTTATAAAGTTAGAGAGAGAAACTCAATTACTTATTTAACTAAATGTAAAAAGGTGTATTTTGGAACTTAATTTGTTTATAGATTGTGGCTAGAGGGATTCCACGAGCATTTGCGAGTTCAAAAagcttataaaaaaatattacacatAAAAGGCATGTCAAAAACTATTCTTGTGGATAATGGAGTTACAAGATGAATTTCAATTGTTATTTAGTTTCTTTGGGTAATATGTTTGTTGTTCATACTTTTTAGAAACTTTTTAAGTTGCTTTAAGAGTCAAAGTGTAGCAAAGTTTCACTTcggtaataataaattttaaatatgtgtAGCAAAAAAATGAGACGAATAAGAAGAGTAGAAAAGGTCTAAACTTCAACCATTGTTGTGGGTCAAAATCCTTTCTACAAGTGCAAAATGAATTAATATAATGCAAATTCGTTGTTGTTTTATTCATTATCTCATTATGTCTTactagtaattttttttattgaactaTAGACAACAAAAATGGTGAAGATATCGGCTTAGTGGAATTGTTTCACGAAAGTCACTTCTTAGAGAAGGATGGGTGGGTAAGCGAAGCCGCCAAAGATGCACATGTACATTGTATTATATTATACATGTgtaaatttatgttaaatattgTGTTTTAGTGGATTTAGGAACTTGTTACATTGTTATATGGCTATTCTGCAGTTATGGTAACCTGTATAGATACTTTTATTCCAACATTCTCTATGTTTTAAGTGTGTTTAAGGCAAGTTTGTAGTTCTatagaaatcattttttttccttttactaCTTTGTAGGTTTCAAGAGAAATTCTTTTAGCTTATTTGGGAGGGAGGGCTCACAATGTGGGGAGGGGTTCTGAGACTTTTTAAGAACTTTCTTTTAGCTTATTTATAACTTTCGAGTGATgaactatatattttttaggaCTATTGAATTACTTATTTAGTCTCAAAAGTTGTATAAGTAGATTTACGACATGTTCGTAGCATAATAAAATGGTTGTTTGTAGTATTTACGATGTGTTTGTAGCATAGTTTAGGTTTCTAGGACATTTTGAATGATGGTTTTAgtcttgaaagaaatttaggtgGATTTAGGAGAGAGGGGGTTCACAACGTGGGAAGGGGTTCCGACACTTTTTAGGAACTTTCTTTTAGCTTATTTATAGCTTTCAAGAGATGGACTATATATTTTTAGGACTATTGAATTACTTATTTAGTCTCAAAAGTTGTATAAGTAGATTTACGACATGTTTGTAGCATAATAAAATGGTTGTTTATAGCGTTTACGACGCATTTGTAGCATAGTTTAGGCTTCTAGGACATTAAATGATGGTTTTAgtcttgaaagaaatttaggtgGATTTAGGAGAGAGGGGGTTCACAACGTGGGAAGGGGTTCCGACATTTTTTAGGAACTTTCTTTTGGCTTATTTATAGCTTTTGTGAGATGGGCTATATATTTTTAGGACTATTGAATTACTTATTTAGTCTCAAAAGTTGTATAAGTGGATTTACGACATGTTCATAGCATAGTAAAATGGTTGTTGTAGTGTTTACGACATGTTTGTAACATAGTTTAGGCTTTTAGGACATTTTGAATGACGATTTTAGAgttgaaagaaatttaggtgGATTTAGGAGGGAAGGGTTCACAACGTGGAGAGGGGTTCCGATACTTTTTAGGAACTTTTTTTTGGCTTATTTATAGCTTTTGAAAGATGGGTTATATATTTTTAGGACTAtttaattacttatttaatCTCAAGAGTTGTATATTACTTTTGAGAGATGGACTATATAAGAGGTTCCGACACTTTCTAGGAACTTTCTTTCGGCTTATCTATAGCTTTTGAAAGATGGATTATATATTTTTAGGACTATTTAATTACTTATTAGTCTCAAAAGTTGTATATTACTTTTGAGAGATAGACTATATAACTTTAGAAATTAGGATACGTTCGTAGCTTGAGGGGAGGGAGatgtatatgttataattatgtTTTAGATTATCTTGAAGCTTGATTGTACTGTAACGACCCTAGTTTCCTACAACACTCTAGGACGCtacttcatgcatgcatagGCTCAATCgtacaatttcttttaaatcaaattaaggagccaatattttatttaatgatgCTCAATCGAGCAAGGATggaaaaacataattaaataataataaataaactaaagtaaaataaaataaaataatttactaaTCGGGATACCCCTAAATCCTACCAGCAAcaaatgaatgaaattaaatagttaaataataatattgttatattttgcaCAAAAGTGAAAGACGCCTAACTCCTAAACCAGATTTCAAAATGTAATACTAGATGTGGAAGCAGTGAAACGTCCTAATGGCCAGGTCACGGATCTCTTTTGTCATGCACCAGTCTGTCATtactcttacctgaaaaataggGGAAAAGGGTGGGTATAAAAATATACTCAGTAAGCGGCCCACTATTGGGCCCACTCAGTGATCTATTAGTTTATCCATTAGACCCAAAATGCACAAGGACATCGTaaacataggcataggcataaggggcgaacccgaaggcacgctttcataagtagtgacacAAAGGTCACGACATAAATACAAGTGGTGATCCAAAAAGGACATCGTACATAAGCATAGGGTGTGGACCCGAAGGCTCACACATGCGATATGCATGGCACAATGGTACACTAACGATCACTAAAATCTCATGTGGACATACGCTTACAAACATCTGTTAcataattaaacacatatacAATCAAGGCCATGACTCAGCATCAAACTTGAACACCGTTACCCATACTTCAATCAACTGTTTCACAGTCTACTCATAACTCATACAAAGGTACTTATTCATAACTCATACATCAGTACTCAAACATCAGGCCTTAACACATTATATCCATGTTTAACCTTATCACAGTATCCCTTTAATCCTTACATCCAACAGTAAGAATAACTCAAATTCAACACATCAAATTCAGCACAAAACCCATAGCAAATTTCATCACAGTTTCACatataacaaagaaaaatatttctcaGCAGGCCTAATAGGGCAACCAACAGTAAACCACTTCACAGTCCTAAAACAAGACCCTACTCCGCTCGAGAACTTCCTTCACCGACACACGTTCCTGAAACCAATTGCAAAATCCATAGGTGAACGTTAGCTTAGGCCCAAGAATCCCCAAATGACAATGGGCTgccaacaaaacaaagaaaacgaaCTTACCCCCAACAGAATGCTTGGCCGGACTGTCACGAACCGACTGTTACCAGCGCTGATGACAACAGGCGGACCGAGAACGACGCTTGGAAGAGAAAAACCCGACGCGGCTGGAAAACCCACGGTCGACGGCGGCGCGGCTGATGGCGAGGAGCGATCTGCGTCGGTCGAGCGGCAGACGGAGTACGGACTTCGTCTGCGTCAGGTCGAGCGACAGCGCGGAGAAGAATCAACGAACTCGCGCGACTAACGACAGAGGTGGACGGAGAGGCGCGCGGTCAACCGCGGAGCTCGGCGAAGAGACTTGGCGACTGCAGGGGGGGGGGCtagaggaggaggaagaagaaaaaagagagaagaaaaaaagaaaaccctctGTTTTTGTCCTTTTGCACGCATCCCAAGGCCCCTTTTTAAAATGCACGCATCCAAGGCCCCTTTTTAAAATCCTACGCCCCTCTTCCTAAAAATAACCAATATTTTCtccctctatttttttttaaataactttgGGACGTTACACGTACaccttaaaaaaaactttgttcTTAGCTTATTTGTAGTTGTGGAGGTTTAAAGGGGGAGAGGTTCATCTCTTAATTATAACCATTTTAATCACTTTTTAGATAATAAAATGGTTGTTTGTAGTGTCCATGTTTTGATTATGAATATTCACGCCATATTTGTAACTTGAGAAGGGGATCATTTCTCATAatcattttaaacattttatttagtCTTTGTGTGATTGTTAAGatttttttatgcttttttttgttgttgattttaagaaatctttcctgatatttgtttttcctattTCAAGTCGTAATTCTTaaagatcattttttttttttggagattgcGAGAAGATTTTGAGATGATTACTTAGTTTGATTTAGTATTTCACTTATTTGGGTTTAAGATATTTTAGCTTAGGGAAGATTAAACCTTTTTTGTGTAGGAAATTTGTAAGAAACtagaaaagttcaaatttaattgCACACAGTTTTATAGCTTGCATATTGAATATTAgtcttatttatatatatataagcttacttttgttatatttgtctCCAAATGATTTGTTTGAAGATTAACTTTTGTTTCTACATAATTAGGTATTcaggaaataaaaatttggtaatttgtttgttacaaaaaaatatataaaataataaacaacttATGCCGATGCAAATAAACGTTGGCAGAAATCTGCCTATTGTACtgaaaaattttgttgtttaaaaatatgtttttgccGATGCAAATTGTATTTTGTTGGGAAAACACATATGCCGACGGAGGCACTTCTCCCGACATGGATACGGCGACGATTATGCCAGATGCAAAAAAATGCATTGGTATAACCCATCTCGACGTTTTTAGTACTTTGCCCAACGTTTTTTTGCACAGGAAAAAGTGAAAATTTTTGTAGTGTTCGAgttccaacaaccacctccgatgatagCTTCGACGACCAACTCCAAGCTCCGACAAACTTCAcgtgaccaactccgacaaccacctttggTGATCCAACTCCGACGGCCAATTTCGTGCTACCAATTCCAACAACCAATTGGCTCCTACAACaatgaccaactccgacaaccaccttcgtagactccgactacaaactccaatgaaaatcaccttcgatgatcacctttgagcAAGCAACTTCGACgacaaactccgacaaccaactctaatgcCATCTTCATGCGACTAACTTTGGGCTCCTACagtcacctccgactacaatctccagcaaaattcatatttgatgatcaacttcgacgaccactttCACCCGATCAACTCCGTGATTCGAAAACCACTTCCGATGACAAACTTCAACACCAAGTCCAATACACCTTCAAGtgaccaacttcaggctccgAGCCTCCGACAACCACTTCCAACTACAAACTttagcaaaaatcatcttcgataatcaatttcgacaaccactttcgaCTACTATAAGACTAGTGactattaaagtatgttgtagggttattgattatataaaaaatattattttgtctacattaagtacaatatttatacgtaatgaattcacatattaaatgagtgttaaaaatatttagacgaaaagtatgtatgtaattgaaaagtatgtatgtaattgaaaagtatgtaacatgtaatacaaaaactataaaaggaattttttttttcttggaacattttccaacaagaattagtgaaaaatagagatttattCTCTAATGATCCtttaaatttaaaggaaatgaaagtaaaactgttgaaaaaaTGTGGTGATATTTCATTGATTGTTACGATGATGgaggagatttaattaaaaaaatacacgacatgataaaaatataaagtaacaataggaagaagaagaaaaagaagaagacgaTAATGAAATTTATGGAGAAAAATTGGctaaaaagttttgatttcaatttattttctcattttatttaaccatatttctagtTAAATGTTGTTCATTGTCCaaaaaaagtaagaaagaaaagttcttaaaattaaaagaaaaaattataattcatatttaattcaaacaaagattggtagaattattgaataaaaaatttacaaaacaaaaatagtaatcataaaagcatattatttaaaGTTTCATCAGATACCCAAACTTAACTCTGCACCgcaaacacagacatataaaCTCCACAGATATATGAACGCCACAAACATGTGAACTCCAAACATCCTATCTCAATTCAGCACAGTATTGAATGAAAAGTCAAGGCTAAAAGTATAAGATTTGAAATCTAGGAATTAGAAAGggatttctttttctaataaaaagATAGCATAATGCAAGGATTGATAATCTCCCAATGCAAAGTGTCTCCCTCTTTCACAGCAATGACTTCACTCGGTGGGAAGATTTTCAAATGGCGTGAAGACTGGGAATGAAAGAGAAGGATTTATAAAGGGAAGCAAGAAAGCAGAGTGGGGAGTTTTCGGATGTGTTAGGGAAGCAAGAAAGGGGAGAGAGAAGCGTAGTGGGGAGTTTTCAGATGTGTTTGATTTAACTTTCAagtctttaattttaaaaataaatcatttttcaaaagattgaaatgtttggcaacaattcaaaataatttttaaaacactttcaaaatgtattttaagCCGTAtttatcaaaagaatttaaataaaaataatttttttaaaaaatattttcctctcTAGTCAATTCAAACAGACCTTCCTTCTACCGCTCTACTTACTCTTGTTTCTTGAAACTATTTCTATGATAATAAGAGTGGATTTGTTTAAGGAACTCACAGGAGATATTGCCAAAGAAGTGAAGGAACTGATCTCACATTGCACATCACGACCAAAGAACTTCCTCAAACATTCTGAATGAAAACCTTTGCACCATGAAATCTACCTGTGAAAAGGAGTTTTTGTCAAGATATGAAAAGGGAGTAGAAGCAACAGAAAAGAATGAGATAAGGTTGCATACAGGAGTGAACTATTGTTACGTTTTGCTCCTTAAAATAGAGTGatactaataataaataaaaagggaagagatggaacttttaacttttaagaATAACACCACCATTCCTAAGTGCATGAACATGGTTAAGGTGAGACAATTTTTGGAAGGAAAAGAGCAAAAGAATGCTCAAAATTACAGAACGCAAAAAAATAAATGCAATAGATTAGACAAAAATTTCCAACCACTCAGTGTGGATAACAGTAAATACTTCCATGTAGCTATGGGATTAGTGAGACTACAATCCTGAAAGGAATTTGTACATTTGTACCAACTAAAAGCAGTAAAGAGCACCAAGTCAAAAGAGTGAACACGGGCCTTCGCTTTATCATTGAAAATGAGGTTCCTCTCCCTTCAAAGGGTCCAGCAAAACGCTCTGACTAATGGTGTCCATATAACTTACTTTTGAGCTTTGAAAGGGTGACCCCATAAAGAAATATGAAAGGAAATCGTCGATGTTGATGGGCATCACTGTAGACCAGCCGAAGGATTCTAAAATTGTTATCCAGAATTGCGAGGCATAAGTACAAGAGATGAAGAGATGGCCTTGAGATTCTGAttctttcaaataaaaatgGTAAACAGAAGCAGATAAGGCCTGGTGTGAAAGTTTCATTTGCAGCCTATCATTGGTGTTGATTCCCCAGTGGCCCCAAAGGAAAATTTTCCTTCAGTCCCAGATGCTCTTGTAAGGGGGCTCAGGCTTCTTATTGCGTTTGTTTAGCAGATATTTGTTGTAGGATTTCGGTCTTTGTTGATGTGGACTCCACAGGCCAAATCCAACTATCCAAGTCATTGCTAATAATGAAAGCCTCGAGGAGAAGCAATAAGGAAGCTCATTCAATGATTTCATTCTCCTTTAGGTTTATTCAAAAACCAAAAGCTCAATCCCGACTGGTTGAGTTCCAACATTCTGAGATGGTAACATTGGGTTTTATTGGTGAGTTTATCAAGACTGTTATAAGCAGCAGCCAAAAATACTTCCCGAATTCAATGTTTGTTCCAAAAAGACATCTCTTTCCCATCTCGTGTTTTCTGCTCGTATTGACCTTTTACTTTTCTGGAGAGCTTAGAGACACTGAAAGGGAGCATTTGTGGTGGGAATTGGTCAATGGTAGCGAGGGGCAGATAACTAGTATTTAGAAACTACAAACTTCCTCCAAAGTCCAAAGGGCATGCTTTTCCTGAGAGAATCTCCATATACATTTTGCAAGTAAGGCTTCATTCCTCTGTTTTAAACTGCCAATACCTAAATCTCCTAAAAGAAGAGCCTTTTAGGTCGTAGATATCTCATCTGACATTGTGCGttcctttccttttttcatCGAAGGTCCCTCCCAAAAGAAATTTTTAACAAACTTTTCAGGCTGGCCCAACTATTTCTGTTCTTAAGGGCGCGGCCAACCAATTCTGAGATCATCTCTAATAATCTTGCCCCTTATGCTCTTGGAAGGTCAATTATCAATGACAGGAGGAATATGGAATAAGACTGAATTATCAATGACAGGAGGAATATGGAATAAGACTGGGGGCGTTTAAAGGTAAGGGAACAAAAAAAAAGGTCCATACAATAATTGTAAAGGCGATCTTGATCAGCAGCATATTATCTCAGGGGAGAGCACTAATTGAGAAACCTTATtacataagaaaaagaaaataaacagtGTCATTATATATTCAAACGAGCTTTGCTTGTCAAAGACTAAAAGTACAAAATGCCGAAGTGGCAATAGCAACTACTTAGTTAACTCAACGAAAATGTGTTCAACCAAAATGCCTTCAACGAGGAACTTCATCCCTGAAAGAATGTATGCAAATCAAAGTTAAAGAATAGAATTGATTGATGCATACAAATTTCAGGAACTGATATTAGCAAGGGCACATGTAAATCAACaataaccttttttttcttaaagttgaaaattcaatctcaaaacaaaaacacaataaGCCCTAGCAAACAGAAACGGAGCAGAATCAAACCTATCCAGATCCGACGATTATATTGTTAATCAGAATAAAGACCAACTTGACGAAAAACCCAACAAATCCCATGACGACGAAACCGATTGCCGTACGGAATGCCACTTTAGTGAATTCTGTGTCAAAATCGTTGCTGCAATGCATCAGAATCGTAGAAAAGAATAGACAATGCAGTTCCTAATATTTGTATTCATTCACAAGGATTCgtatataaaaggaaaaaaacgaAGGAGGTGAAGGAAAGACATGCCATTGCGATCAGGCTTGTGGCATCTTTTGACGAGACGAACGCTATCCTTAGCGAACACTCTGAAAGGATCAACGACTGAATCAATGGCGTCCATTCCCTGCGAAGTGGatatcaaattttgataaattgggAATGGGGCTTCGTCAGAATCAGAATGATCGGGGAAACGGAAACCAAACGAGTTGACCTCCTTGTGGTTTGGTTTCAAAGGATCGATCACAaatatatagttattttttttattccacaAATATATGGGTTAAAATACTCTTCCAAGCATATATTATATCTATTTTCTtcctaaataaaaaaataaaaaaataataaaaaaataaaaaaaaagaacatattTAGTTTAGTTGCTATTTTAGTCTTATTTATCTAACTACTACTTtattctttaatatttaaattttaattttacataaagaCCATTtcaattattgtcattaatattttaaataaaccaTTTCAaggttttatgattaaaaataaataaaataattattaaaaccGAATAACAtgaaatttaatgatttaaaatcaatttaatgtttaattctatatttttaaatgcatttttcatattattaaaatcGATTTTAAATAAGTAAAATCAAATTCTGAGTGATTTTAAAGATGACAATTTAACTGTTTTAAGATCACTTTCAAACGTGCTTAAAGAAAATAAGTAAAGTTTGTATCCTAAAAATGCTTCAAGTactaaaaataaatgtaaatagTAG comes from Benincasa hispida cultivar B227 chromosome 2, ASM972705v1, whole genome shotgun sequence and encodes:
- the LOC120071098 gene encoding protein transport protein Sec61 subunit gamma-like, which codes for MDAIDSVVDPFRVFAKDSVRLVKRCHKPDRNEFTKVAFRTAIGFVVMGFVGFFVKLVFILINNIIVGSG